In the genome of Ignavibacteria bacterium, one region contains:
- a CDS encoding glycoside hydrolase family 2 TIM barrel-domain containing protein translates to MKVASYLILFTFLLLLHNTSQGQVRIFERNTNDTIENKGLFLESSQRTLINLNGQWELSFNEGHNFAKVIVPLAYDFTGTTIFKKRFAVSDELVSKYSFILVAEGINYESEISINGVFVTKHIGGSSSIINLIEENIISKDNTIEIKVNNCLSYSNTIPLSNQVNYSKNYGGINRDIYLIAVPKIFVSDVQFLTSYESASNVKLTNKINIKATELTKIYSGNEFSVRTFVIREQITDSSNSVDTVGKSDEIKFNLENFKSQTFENSVNIPNPAYWSPQNPNLYKIRTVISDSEGNVIDEYNVNYGFRDVKFTSNAVIVNGTEMILKGINYYEDSYKFASALSYGEVEADIKNIKALGCNVIRVPGKSAHPYIISLANKYGLFVMMEIPFNEVPYEIMKDDDYRFIVSEYIDEVINVNRNNPSILMWGIGNDFDVTQEISSNYVRDFKELAGKLDSRKVYFTTRNLSEIKCIDEADVVCLNLEHYSFDYIKKFLDDANNVSLAKKFQNKTVFISGYGRRINNNNRNGYSDIHSVEYQTKFLMDVYSMVKAKFPGSIISSYADWTADRPLNFPLNENYFINTDGIYTQKREPKQAQQYVQRMLNNQESPKILEGNSSQSSSNVFIIVGLAFNIIFLFLVTNLKRLKESFWKGLYRPKNFFLFASEQFLIPTFLNVVLAIFISAGIALFWASVFNLYKESNVFDMLLANIFSSDTLKTFFSTLSNSPEISIPVLTVINFLLIFFTAIIIFVISLFTRRGANFKNVYKVAVWSALPFILFLPIGTIIYKLGLANTEYIFLSIILFLLIHLIYLYRLINGARIVLEFSILRAFSYAVIIILILYGGFISYFYYGRNTFYLINLISSYN, encoded by the coding sequence ATGAAGGTAGCTTCATATCTAATTTTATTTACATTTCTTTTATTACTTCACAACACAAGTCAGGGACAGGTCAGGATTTTTGAACGTAACACGAACGATACGATTGAAAATAAGGGGCTTTTTCTTGAAAGCAGTCAGAGGACTTTAATAAATCTGAACGGACAGTGGGAGCTTTCATTTAATGAGGGACATAATTTTGCAAAGGTAATCGTTCCGCTTGCGTATGATTTCACCGGTACGACGATTTTCAAGAAAAGATTTGCAGTGAGTGATGAGCTTGTGAGCAAGTATAGTTTTATTCTTGTAGCTGAGGGGATAAATTACGAGTCGGAGATTTCGATTAACGGTGTTTTCGTTACGAAGCATATTGGCGGGTCGTCATCGATTATAAATCTCATCGAGGAGAATATAATTTCAAAAGATAACACGATTGAAATTAAGGTTAATAATTGTCTGAGTTATTCGAATACCATTCCCCTATCAAATCAGGTTAACTATTCTAAAAATTACGGAGGAATTAATCGCGATATTTATCTGATTGCGGTTCCGAAAATTTTTGTATCTGATGTTCAGTTTTTGACCTCATACGAAAGCGCATCGAACGTGAAGCTGACGAACAAGATAAACATCAAGGCAACAGAGCTGACTAAGATATATTCCGGCAATGAATTCAGCGTGAGAACGTTTGTTATCCGCGAACAGATTACGGATTCTTCAAACTCGGTAGATACGGTTGGCAAAAGCGATGAGATTAAGTTTAATCTCGAGAATTTTAAGTCGCAGACATTTGAGAACAGCGTGAATATTCCAAATCCTGCTTACTGGAGCCCGCAGAACCCGAATTTGTATAAAATTCGCACGGTGATTAGTGATTCAGAAGGTAATGTGATTGATGAATATAATGTGAATTACGGTTTCAGGGATGTGAAGTTCACGAGCAATGCTGTTATTGTAAATGGTACTGAAATGATTCTGAAGGGCATAAATTATTACGAGGATTCATATAAATTTGCATCGGCATTGAGCTATGGTGAGGTTGAGGCAGACATAAAAAACATTAAAGCCCTTGGCTGTAACGTAATCAGAGTTCCGGGAAAGAGCGCGCATCCTTATATAATTAGTCTTGCGAATAAATACGGTTTGTTTGTTATGATGGAGATTCCGTTCAATGAGGTTCCGTATGAGATTATGAAGGATGATGATTACAGATTTATTGTAAGTGAATATATTGACGAAGTTATTAATGTGAACAGAAATAATCCGAGCATTTTAATGTGGGGCATAGGGAATGATTTTGATGTTACGCAGGAAATTTCTTCAAATTATGTGAGAGACTTCAAAGAGCTTGCCGGGAAGCTTGACAGCAGAAAGGTTTATTTCACGACAAGAAATTTATCTGAAATAAAATGCATAGATGAAGCTGATGTGGTTTGCCTGAATCTTGAACATTACTCTTTTGATTACATTAAAAAATTTCTTGATGATGCGAATAATGTTTCATTGGCAAAGAAATTTCAGAACAAAACAGTTTTCATTTCGGGATACGGAAGAAGAATAAATAATAACAACCGGAACGGGTACAGCGACATTCATTCGGTGGAATATCAGACAAAATTTTTAATGGATGTTTATAGTATGGTGAAAGCAAAGTTTCCCGGTTCGATTATTTCAAGCTATGCCGACTGGACTGCTGACAGACCATTGAATTTCCCTTTAAATGAGAATTATTTTATTAATACCGACGGTATTTATACGCAAAAACGCGAGCCAAAGCAGGCGCAGCAATATGTGCAGAGAATGCTAAACAATCAGGAATCGCCCAAGATTCTCGAAGGCAATTCTTCCCAAAGCTCATCGAATGTTTTTATAATTGTCGGACTGGCGTTTAACATTATTTTTTTATTCCTGGTTACGAACTTGAAACGTTTAAAAGAAAGTTTCTGGAAAGGTCTTTACAGACCTAAGAACTTTTTTCTTTTTGCAAGCGAACAGTTCTTAATACCTACTTTTTTGAATGTAGTTTTAGCGATTTTTATTTCTGCAGGCATTGCGTTATTCTGGGCATCAGTATTTAATTTATATAAAGAGTCGAATGTGTTCGACATGCTGCTGGCGAATATATTTTCTTCGGACACTTTAAAAACTTTCTTTTCAACGCTTTCGAACAGCCCTGAGATTTCGATTCCGGTTTTAACGGTAATAAATTTTTTGCTGATATTTTTTACAGCAATAATAATTTTTGTTATTTCATTGTTCACGAGAAGAGGTGCGAATTTCAAAAATGTTTATAAAGTTGCAGTCTGGTCGGCTCTGCCGTTCATTCTTTTTCTGCCCATAGGAACAATAATTTATAAACTGGGGCTTGCAAATACGGAGTATATTTTTCTCTCAATAATTTTGTTTCTTTTGATTCATCTGATATATCTTTACCGATTGATTAACGGGGCGAGGATAGTTTTGGAGTTCTCGATTTTGAGGGCATTTTCTTATGCGGTCATAATAATTTTGATATTATATGGCGGATTTATTTCTTATTTTTACTACGGGCGTAATACGTTCTATCTAATCAACTTAATTTCGAGTTATAATTAA
- the smc gene encoding chromosome segregation protein SMC, with product MHLKKIDIFGFKSFADKTTMEFSKGVSAIVGPNGSGKSNIVDALRWVLGEQGDRALRSEKREDVVFNGTRNRKPLSVAEVSLTIVNDKNILPTEFAEVQIARRFFRSGETEYYLNGTKVRLKDIKHLFAGTGIGPDAYSVIELKMTEVILSSVKNERRKMFEEASGIVTYKQNRDATLLRLNSVHETLSRVSDIIREKQRNVNSLERQVKRNEEAKRVSEELRQLELLVFNFDYHKLNSEIEYIKAHEKENIELKEKLETEIKANDALIDELRSNIQESEASLSEMTNLREERRKEIEFLERENIKLNERLNSTNENIKRLTDEILNTKASISKNEARKIEKTEKVNILKEAFQVSEHALREKKEKVDSLRIVINENKAKVSSVTSQLKEVNASIHSKQDEHNKLNLRLENNFEKLTKLTNSNEENILQIKSFEEEKSILTNKLSKEKESLKNLELRQRDMEIQKAELETEKMKLEEELKNENLEYNKLKTKIDYFSGLSESLEDYSEGIKYLTKELEHPNISTIANLIEVDDKYRIAVETALGEVANYLVVDDSRDINKLINLLVNNRKGKITFILNDKINYNNFYYTEYFGDPEFIKDKGIIGFADKFVKCADKKHELLIKYILDEYIIVESLDIGMKYAKDNYYKFITLDGDIITDSVIRAGSETNPDIIRLGRDKSIENMQTRLDTIKQKMENAEESVAQINSKIDELKLDDIAMNISAYNKSVDQLSNEMAQLNFKIDELNKTITKNEDDYKQISGENKHLQQQVTGVLTELNESNDAHKILEEKAVKLAEEVNDIQNVYNDATNDYNEYNLSVIGSKKELEYEEENLIRITSTIENQTELIAKNESAMESGMQELAELNQTIKSNTDKIKELNSDFEIVEKDYRKLKSEYEAKREEMNVTDIQQRDRRTKFDKVSFYLIDSNTKIATNKANASSLSRFIHGKYEVDLPLSDEIINNEIKNNEFLEILNEDIDIEKFKKRIDNLTETLKKLGGYQQLLFEDFDKEKAELENLITQKNDLLDSEKDILKAIEKINQEARERFLMTFEKIRENFIMIFKELFQEGDEADLKLVYEMDEDGKLESDPLEAKIEISAKPRGKRPTSIELLSGGEKTLTAIALLFAIYLVKPSPFCVLDEVDAPLDPNNLGRFNNMIRRFSENTQFILITHNERTMETVDRLYGVTMQEAGVTTIVETKFKNKVA from the coding sequence TTGCATCTAAAAAAAATCGACATATTCGGTTTTAAGTCCTTTGCAGACAAGACTACTATGGAATTCAGTAAAGGTGTGTCTGCGATTGTCGGACCAAATGGTTCCGGAAAATCGAACATAGTTGATGCACTCAGATGGGTTTTGGGCGAGCAGGGCGACAGAGCACTGCGAAGCGAAAAACGTGAGGACGTTGTTTTCAACGGAACGCGAAACAGAAAACCTTTGAGTGTTGCCGAAGTTTCCCTCACAATTGTTAACGACAAAAATATTTTACCGACGGAATTTGCCGAAGTGCAAATTGCCCGCAGATTTTTCAGAAGCGGTGAGACAGAATATTATCTCAACGGAACTAAGGTTCGTCTTAAAGACATAAAGCATCTTTTTGCAGGAACAGGAATTGGTCCGGATGCGTATTCGGTTATTGAGTTGAAGATGACTGAGGTTATTCTTTCTTCCGTAAAGAATGAAAGAAGAAAGATGTTCGAAGAAGCTTCAGGTATTGTGACATACAAGCAAAACCGAGATGCAACTCTTCTAAGATTGAACTCCGTTCATGAAACGCTCTCAAGAGTCAGCGATATAATCCGCGAGAAGCAACGAAATGTGAACTCGCTTGAAAGACAGGTGAAACGAAACGAAGAAGCTAAACGAGTAAGTGAGGAATTAAGACAGCTTGAACTTTTAGTTTTTAATTTTGATTACCATAAGCTAAATAGCGAGATTGAATATATTAAAGCACATGAGAAAGAAAATATCGAACTCAAGGAAAAACTTGAAACAGAAATTAAAGCGAACGATGCGTTAATAGATGAGCTGCGAAGCAATATTCAGGAAAGCGAGGCTTCCCTATCCGAGATGACGAACTTACGAGAGGAAAGAAGAAAAGAGATTGAGTTTCTTGAACGAGAAAACATAAAGTTAAATGAAAGATTAAATTCGACGAATGAAAATATAAAGAGATTAACAGATGAAATTTTAAACACAAAGGCAAGCATAAGCAAAAACGAAGCGAGAAAAATAGAAAAGACTGAAAAAGTAAATATTCTGAAAGAAGCTTTTCAGGTTTCCGAACACGCTTTACGCGAGAAAAAAGAAAAAGTTGATTCACTGCGAATTGTTATTAATGAAAATAAAGCCAAAGTTTCCTCAGTGACTTCTCAGCTTAAAGAAGTTAATGCGTCTATACACTCAAAGCAAGATGAACACAACAAGCTTAATCTGCGTCTCGAAAATAATTTTGAAAAGCTTACGAAACTAACGAACAGCAATGAAGAAAATATTTTACAGATTAAGAGCTTTGAAGAAGAGAAAAGCATTTTGACAAATAAGCTTTCAAAAGAAAAAGAATCACTGAAGAATTTAGAATTAAGACAGCGTGATATGGAGATTCAGAAAGCGGAACTTGAGACCGAAAAGATGAAACTTGAGGAAGAGCTGAAGAATGAGAACCTTGAATATAATAAATTAAAAACAAAGATAGATTATTTTTCCGGATTATCCGAATCGCTTGAAGATTACTCCGAAGGGATTAAATATCTTACAAAAGAATTAGAGCACCCGAATATTTCTACAATTGCGAATTTAATCGAAGTTGATGACAAATATAGAATTGCTGTCGAGACTGCGTTAGGCGAGGTGGCAAACTATCTTGTTGTGGATGATTCCCGCGACATTAATAAATTGATTAACCTTCTTGTAAATAACCGCAAGGGAAAGATTACATTCATATTAAACGACAAAATAAATTATAATAATTTTTATTATACGGAATATTTTGGTGACCCTGAATTTATTAAAGATAAGGGAATTATCGGATTTGCGGATAAGTTTGTTAAATGTGCCGATAAAAAGCATGAGCTTTTGATAAAATACATTCTTGATGAATACATAATTGTAGAAAGTCTTGATATCGGGATGAAGTATGCAAAGGATAATTATTATAAATTTATTACTCTTGACGGCGATATAATTACGGACAGTGTGATAAGAGCGGGAAGCGAGACGAATCCTGACATAATCCGTCTCGGACGAGACAAGAGCATTGAAAATATGCAAACACGTCTCGATACTATAAAACAAAAAATGGAAAACGCAGAAGAGTCAGTTGCACAGATAAATTCGAAGATTGATGAATTGAAACTCGATGACATTGCGATGAATATTTCAGCATATAATAAGAGCGTTGACCAGCTATCCAACGAAATGGCGCAGCTGAACTTTAAAATCGATGAGCTTAACAAAACCATAACCAAGAATGAGGATGATTACAAGCAGATTTCAGGTGAGAACAAACATCTGCAGCAGCAGGTAACCGGTGTTTTAACCGAGTTAAATGAATCTAATGATGCGCATAAAATTCTCGAAGAAAAAGCTGTGAAATTAGCTGAGGAAGTCAACGACATACAAAATGTTTATAACGATGCGACAAATGATTATAATGAATACAATTTAAGTGTAATCGGTTCAAAGAAAGAACTTGAGTATGAAGAAGAAAATTTAATAAGAATTACGTCAACGATTGAGAACCAGACCGAACTTATTGCAAAAAATGAGAGCGCAATGGAAAGCGGAATGCAGGAACTTGCCGAATTAAACCAGACAATAAAGAGTAATACCGATAAAATTAAAGAACTGAATTCTGATTTTGAAATTGTGGAGAAAGATTACCGCAAACTGAAATCAGAGTATGAAGCAAAGCGTGAGGAAATGAATGTTACGGACATTCAGCAACGCGACCGAAGAACAAAGTTTGATAAAGTTTCATTTTATCTTATTGATTCAAATACAAAGATTGCGACAAACAAAGCAAATGCATCTTCCCTGTCGAGATTTATTCACGGAAAATATGAAGTTGACCTGCCGCTTTCAGATGAAATCATTAATAATGAAATAAAGAATAATGAATTTTTAGAAATTCTGAATGAAGATATTGATATAGAGAAATTCAAGAAGCGAATTGATAACCTGACAGAGACGTTAAAGAAGCTTGGCGGATATCAGCAGTTGTTGTTCGAAGATTTTGATAAAGAAAAAGCAGAATTGGAAAACTTGATTACACAGAAGAATGATTTGCTTGATTCTGAGAAAGACATTCTGAAAGCAATTGAAAAGATAAATCAAGAAGCAAGAGAAAGATTTTTAATGACGTTTGAAAAAATCCGTGAGAATTTCATAATGATATTTAAAGAACTGTTTCAGGAAGGTGATGAGGCGGATTTGAAACTTGTATATGAAATGGATGAAGACGGAAAGCTGGAGAGTGACCCGCTTGAAGCAAAAATCGAAATCAGCGCTAAGCCGAGAGGTAAAAGACCTACATCGATTGAACTTTTATCGGGCGGAGAGAAAACTCTTACGGCGATTGCATTACTCTTTGCAATATATCTTGTGAAACCGTCACCGTTCTGCGTACTTGATGAGGTAGATGCACCGCTTGACCCGAATAATTTGGGAAGGTTCAACAACATGATAAGAAGATTTTCGGAGAATACTCAGTTTATATTGATTACGCACAATGAGAGAACCATGGAAACCGTTGACAGGTTATATGGTGTTACGATGCAGGAAGCCGGCGTTACCACCATCGTCGAAACTAAATTCAAAAATAAAGTTGCCTAA
- a CDS encoding HAD-IB family phosphatase has product MKKEKPILKIFCDFDGTIAKNDVCINSFDNFIEDKKAHVEIIEKYCNYEYSSREANLKELELIDNFDFKKFNEHLDIEPLDETFKNFVRYCKDNQHELIIVSEGYDYYIEHIMKREKIDLKFYANKLTTYVGKDGKLKVTCEFPNSEEMCSWCGTSKRNVIINNTNDLYNEVSVFIGDGASDACAVNYADIVFAKGRLASFCWKNNITYHEFNNFDDILKKLDKLKSENKIKHRQTAKTHRKDVLLGG; this is encoded by the coding sequence GTGAAAAAAGAAAAACCGATATTGAAAATTTTCTGCGACTTTGACGGAACGATTGCAAAAAATGACGTATGCATAAATTCATTCGATAATTTTATAGAGGATAAAAAAGCACATGTTGAAATAATCGAAAAATATTGTAATTACGAATATTCATCAAGAGAGGCAAATCTGAAAGAGCTTGAGCTGATTGATAATTTTGATTTCAAAAAATTCAATGAACACCTTGATATCGAACCACTTGATGAGACGTTTAAAAATTTTGTTCGGTACTGTAAAGATAATCAACACGAACTGATAATAGTAAGCGAAGGATATGATTACTACATAGAGCATATTATGAAGCGTGAAAAAATTGACTTAAAATTTTATGCGAATAAGCTCACGACTTATGTAGGCAAAGACGGAAAGCTGAAAGTCACCTGCGAGTTCCCGAACAGCGAGGAGATGTGCTCGTGGTGCGGGACATCGAAACGAAATGTTATTATAAACAACACGAACGACTTATACAACGAAGTTTCAGTTTTTATTGGAGATGGAGCTTCAGATGCGTGCGCGGTTAATTATGCGGATATTGTTTTTGCCAAAGGACGGCTTGCATCATTCTGCTGGAAGAACAATATAACTTATCACGAGTTTAATAATTTTGACGACATTTTAAAAAAACTCGATAAGCTGAAATCGGAAAATAAAATCAAGCACAGACAAACTGCAAAAACACACAGAAAGGATGTACTACTTGGCGGATGA
- a CDS encoding isoprenylcysteine carboxylmethyltransferase family protein — translation MLVFINPTFLSIIIGFVIALCGEAIRIWAVSYAGSETRTTSGVGGTYLVTQGPYSITRNPLYIGNILIYTGIGVMSKALFPYLQIAGLIFFTFQYYCIILNEEEYLQKTFRDKFHIYTVTVNRFFPKFKLLPEEIKSDLPLDVAAGLKSERRSLQAFLILSSIIIIYFLFKTFSS, via the coding sequence ATGTTAGTTTTTATTAACCCGACTTTTTTAAGTATAATCATTGGGTTCGTTATTGCTCTTTGCGGTGAAGCAATCAGGATATGGGCAGTTTCTTATGCGGGAAGCGAAACACGGACAACATCAGGAGTGGGAGGAACTTATTTAGTTACACAAGGTCCATATAGCATAACGCGTAATCCTTTATACATAGGGAATATTCTGATTTACACCGGCATCGGTGTAATGAGCAAAGCATTATTTCCATATCTTCAGATTGCAGGATTGATTTTTTTTACATTTCAATATTACTGCATCATCCTCAATGAAGAAGAATATCTTCAAAAAACTTTCAGGGATAAATTTCATATTTATACCGTAACGGTCAACAGATTTTTTCCGAAGTTCAAATTACTTCCGGAAGAAATAAAATCCGATTTACCGTTAGATGTTGCGGCGGGTTTAAAGTCGGAGCGCAGAAGCCTTCAGGCATTTTTAATTTTATCATCAATCATAATCATATATTTTCTTTTTAAAACTTTTTCTTCATAA
- the lpxB gene encoding lipid-A-disaccharide synthase codes for MSGKVFIITGESSGEMYGAALINELKKIKPNIKVSGIGGKNLEAEGAELLHHYNEVNFIGFSAVVKNIFKIKKILKDCVDHVLKEHPRVVILVDFPGFNLKFASTIRQFYKGKIIYYISPQLWAWHKERVKSIKENIDEMLVIFPFEVDFYAKEGVQAKFVGHPLKEKTDVFLKNRTKKTNSYKIVTIMPGSRKEEVERILPTLLIASREIKKNINITINILCSGNIEKSFYQKFLQGYNVNLIYDDGTKQIEFETIYNSDLLFTKSGTSTVECALLGSPFCIVYRTGSMNYIIGKNLIKVDKVGMVNILANKEIVKEFIQNDFTVENLVKEGIKLLSDENYIAEMKNSFEIVNNILGKEHASQNAAKIISQYL; via the coding sequence ATGTCCGGTAAAGTATTCATAATTACGGGTGAATCTTCGGGTGAAATGTACGGAGCTGCCTTAATTAATGAGCTAAAAAAAATAAAACCGAATATTAAAGTTTCGGGTATCGGAGGAAAAAATCTTGAAGCAGAAGGAGCAGAATTGCTTCATCATTATAACGAAGTAAACTTTATCGGATTTTCTGCGGTTGTAAAAAATATTTTTAAGATTAAAAAAATTTTGAAAGACTGCGTCGATCATGTTTTAAAAGAACATCCGAGAGTAGTTATACTTGTTGACTTTCCGGGGTTCAATCTTAAGTTCGCATCAACCATAAGACAATTTTATAAAGGGAAAATAATTTATTACATATCGCCTCAGCTGTGGGCGTGGCATAAAGAACGGGTAAAATCGATTAAAGAAAATATCGATGAAATGCTTGTAATATTTCCCTTTGAAGTTGATTTTTATGCTAAAGAAGGTGTGCAGGCAAAATTTGTCGGGCATCCGCTGAAGGAAAAAACGGATGTATTTTTGAAAAACAGAACTAAGAAAACTAATTCATATAAAATTGTCACGATTATGCCGGGCAGCAGAAAGGAGGAAGTTGAACGAATCCTTCCCACGCTTCTTATTGCTTCACGTGAAATAAAGAAAAATATTAACATAACTATTAATATTTTATGTTCGGGAAACATTGAGAAAAGTTTTTATCAAAAATTTTTACAGGGCTATAATGTGAACTTAATTTACGATGACGGGACAAAGCAGATTGAGTTTGAAACAATATATAACTCCGATTTATTGTTCACAAAATCCGGAACTTCGACGGTAGAGTGTGCTTTGCTTGGATCACCTTTCTGCATTGTGTACAGAACCGGTTCAATGAATTATATTATCGGAAAAAATTTAATTAAGGTCGATAAAGTTGGCATGGTGAACATTCTTGCAAACAAGGAGATTGTAAAAGAGTTTATACAGAATGATTTTACGGTAGAAAACCTGGTTAAAGAAGGGATAAAATTACTTTCAGATGAAAATTATATTGCTGAAATGAAAAATAGTTTTGAGATTGTTAATAACATACTTGGCAAAGAACATGCTTCCCAAAATGCTGCAAAAATTATAAGCCAATATCTTTGA
- a CDS encoding DUF374 domain-containing protein, with product MLAGWYLFRNLKAASLVSQSKDGEVLTKILDKWGYKIIRGSSSRGGKESLAELIAISKQGYKAIVTPDGPRGPKDEIKNGVLKLSIETGKPIIPVKIIYKNKFILNKSWDNFEIPYPFSKCEAQFGKHFYYNEYKYDYELDNFKKEISNYL from the coding sequence ATGCTTGCTGGATGGTATCTTTTCAGAAACTTAAAAGCTGCATCACTTGTGTCGCAAAGCAAAGATGGAGAGGTTCTTACAAAGATTTTAGATAAGTGGGGCTATAAAATAATACGCGGGTCGAGCTCGCGCGGAGGGAAAGAATCTTTGGCTGAGTTAATTGCAATTTCTAAACAGGGCTACAAAGCGATTGTTACTCCCGATGGTCCCAGAGGTCCGAAAGATGAAATAAAAAACGGGGTTTTAAAATTATCTATTGAAACGGGAAAACCAATTATTCCGGTTAAAATTATTTATAAAAACAAATTTATTTTGAATAAAAGCTGGGATAATTTTGAAATTCCATATCCGTTTTCAAAGTGTGAAGCCCAATTTGGAAAGCACTTTTATTATAATGAGTATAAATATGATTATGAACTTGATAATTTTAAAAAAGAAATTTCAAATTATTTATAA
- the lpxK gene encoding tetraacyldisaccharide 4'-kinase, whose product MLPFSLLYGLIIFFRNLFYDKNIFKPERFDVPIISIGNLTTGGTGKTPLVLFIAQFFLSENKKIGIVSRGYKRDSKETEIVYDGKNLSAVDVSGDELYMIADELKGNYGGNFFITAGNNKIDAIKKCINFKPDVIILDDAFQSRYIHRNLNLLIIDAEDYFEDNFSYKFLLPVGNLRESFSNYKRAGLVIQNNKSTDIRKKIIDESIIMNYKIDGFYDLNDKKILAHEKNVIAFCGIARPVAFLNSLEKTGVNVFDFYKYEDHKKYFINELLDLFSRFDVRTPYVTTQKDSVKLKQFAEKLKNFRIYYLKIDVEIADNRELFYDKLNQVLK is encoded by the coding sequence TTGCTCCCCTTTTCATTATTGTATGGTCTGATTATTTTTTTCAGGAATTTGTTTTATGATAAAAATATTTTTAAACCGGAAAGGTTTGACGTTCCGATAATATCCATTGGGAATCTTACCACGGGCGGCACCGGCAAAACTCCGCTTGTATTATTTATTGCTCAATTTTTTTTATCTGAAAACAAAAAAATCGGAATTGTTTCAAGAGGGTACAAAAGAGATTCGAAAGAAACTGAGATTGTATATGACGGGAAAAACTTAAGCGCAGTTGATGTTAGCGGTGATGAACTCTACATGATTGCCGATGAGCTTAAAGGCAATTATGGTGGGAATTTTTTTATTACCGCAGGAAACAATAAAATTGATGCGATTAAAAAATGCATCAACTTCAAACCGGATGTAATTATCTTAGATGATGCTTTTCAATCGAGGTATATTCATAGAAATCTTAACTTACTAATTATCGATGCGGAAGATTATTTTGAAGATAATTTTAGCTACAAATTTTTATTGCCTGTTGGGAATTTAAGAGAGTCATTTTCGAACTATAAACGCGCCGGCTTAGTTATTCAAAATAATAAGTCAACTGATATCAGAAAAAAGATAATTGATGAAAGCATTATTATGAATTACAAGATTGACGGATTTTATGATTTGAATGATAAAAAAATTTTGGCACATGAAAAAAATGTAATTGCATTCTGCGGAATTGCGCGACCGGTGGCTTTTTTGAACTCACTGGAAAAAACCGGTGTTAATGTTTTTGATTTTTATAAATATGAAGATCACAAAAAATATTTTATTAATGAATTGCTTGATTTATTTAGTAGATTTGATGTCAGAACACCATATGTTACGACCCAAAAAGACTCAGTTAAACTCAAACAATTTGCTGAGAAATTGAAAAATTTTAGAATATATTATTTGAAAATAGATGTAGAAATTGCAGATAATCGAGAATTATTTTACGATAAACTAAACCAGGTTTTAAAGTGA
- a CDS encoding gamma-glutamyl-gamma-aminobutyrate hydrolase family protein (Members of this family of hydrolases with an active site Cys residue belong to MEROPS family C26.), with the protein MKIGISKSDSKFDRYLKWLDFWKVDYAVLDYESKDDLAKLDECSGLILTGGVDIYPELYCDWDTVETRGTYLPMRDGFEFKLLEKAINVKMPVLGICRGCQLVNVFFRGSLIFDLEQIRGVNHRKISQTEDRIHKVVINKNSLLFEIMGISETDVTSSHHQSVDRLGEGLMINAKASDGVVEGVEYLNKEDKGFLVAVQWHPERFLDFEDIASKNLLLKFLNEVKLFYNMKIINEV; encoded by the coding sequence GTGAAAATCGGCATATCCAAATCAGACTCAAAGTTTGACAGATATCTAAAATGGCTGGATTTCTGGAAGGTCGATTATGCCGTTTTGGATTATGAAAGCAAAGATGATTTAGCAAAACTTGATGAATGCTCCGGGTTAATTTTAACCGGAGGAGTCGATATTTATCCGGAGCTTTATTGTGATTGGGATACGGTTGAAACAAGAGGGACTTACCTGCCGATGCGTGACGGGTTTGAGTTTAAGCTTTTGGAAAAAGCAATCAATGTGAAAATGCCTGTTCTTGGAATTTGCAGAGGATGCCAGCTGGTGAACGTGTTCTTCAGAGGTAGCTTGATATTTGACCTCGAGCAGATTCGCGGAGTAAACCACAGAAAGATTTCACAAACTGAAGACCGCATACATAAAGTCGTGATAAATAAAAATTCTTTATTGTTTGAAATAATGGGAATTTCCGAAACCGATGTTACAAGCTCACATCATCAATCGGTTGACCGTCTTGGTGAAGGTCTGATGATAAATGCAAAGGCTTCCGACGGGGTTGTTGAAGGTGTTGAATATCTAAACAAAGAGGATAAAGGATTTTTGGTTGCTGTTCAATGGCATCCTGAAAGATTTTTAGACTTCGAAGATATTGCATCCAAAAATTTATTGTTAAAATTTTTGAATGAAGTAAAGCTGTTTTATAACATGAAGATTATTAATGAGGTTTGA